From Xiphophorus hellerii strain 12219 chromosome 20, Xiphophorus_hellerii-4.1, whole genome shotgun sequence, the proteins below share one genomic window:
- the anks1ab gene encoding ankyrin repeat and SAM domain-containing protein 1A isoform X5, with amino-acid sequence MGLSQSFTNGACGKALDQPVGEWLEHVGLPQYESKFLLNGFDDLRFMGSNVMEDQDLRDMGITDPGHRKKILHAARGLPKVKPLGCDGSTSLSSWLDGLGLHEYLPNFLSNGYRTLECVKNLWELEIVNVIKVGPLGHRKRIIASLAERPYEEAPSKSRRLSPIMFHDLLSQTTSPLSQLDPYTSRSMDMLLPLTESDRRRRAIDQDCSISLRSYNERPRSVDRHSERHKESRLNLRPPSHSATYATVSAWHHQPEKLILDSCRYEATYLGSLIIRDLRGIESTQDACAKIRKSKDSKKGPVVILSITYRGVKFIDAATKMIVAEHEIRNISCAAQDPDDLCTFAYITKDSKSGHHFCHVFSTVEVIQTYEIILTLGQAFEVAYQMAVQSRARHYVPPTSLGSEFIETKTSRPVSQSWNSTRRSAGAPLLECRCCHCHTCTTHRPSFLPLHSVSPGIQIDPLEMDADMQSLGSTTWLCDQRDSNRRPVSTNLSCLTRHLPL; translated from the exons GGAAGTAACGTGATGGAGGACCAAGATTTAAGAGACATGGGGATCACTGACCCAGGGCACAGAAAGAAAATCCTCCATGCAGCACGTGGCTTGCCCAAG GTGAAACCACTGGGTTGTGATGGCAGCACATCTTTATCCTCTTGGTTGGACGGCCTTGGCCTACATGAGTATCTTCCCAACTTTCTCTCTAATGGCTACCGAACCCTGGAGTGTGTGAAGAACTTGTGGGAGCTGGAAATTGTCAAT GTTATTAAGGTCGGGCCCTTAGGCCACAGGAAGAGGATCATTGCATCTCTAGCAGAGAGACCCTATGAAGAAGCTCCCTCTAAATCCCGTCGGCTGTCCCCAATTATG TTCCATGACCTCCTATCCCAGACCACTTCGCCCCTCAGTCAGTTGGACCCCTACACCAGTCGCTCCATGGACATGCTCCTCCCCCTGACCGAGTCGGACCGGAGGCGAAGAGCAATCGATCAAGACTGCAGCATTTCGCTGCGATCCTACAATGAGAGGCCGCGCTCTGTA GACAGACACAGTGAACGACATAAAGAGTCTCGATTAAACCTCCGGCCGCCGAGCCACTCTGCCACATACGCCACCGTGTCCGCCTGGCATCACCAGCCTGAGAAGCTCATCCTGGACTCCTGCAGGTACGAGGCAACA TATTTAGGATCATTGATAATCAGGGATTTACGGGGGATTGAGTCCACACAAGATGCCTGTGCTAAAATTAGG AAATCAAAGGATTCCAAAAAGGGCCCAGTTGTCATACTGTCCATCACCTACAGAGGTGTCAAGTTCATTGATGCTGCCACTAAG ATGATAGTTGCAGAGCATGAAATCAGAAACATCTCATGTGCCGCCCAGGACCCGGATGACCTCTGTACCTTTGCTTACATCACTAAGGACTCTAAGAGTGGCCACCACTTCTGTCACGTCTTCAGTACTGTGGAAGTC atCCAAACATATGAGATCATCTTAACACTGGGACAGGCATTTGAGGTGGCTTATCAGATGGCAGTTCAGTCCAGGGCGAGACACTATGTGCCTCCAACATCTCTGGGCTCAGAGTTCATAGAAACCAAAACCAGCCGCCCAGTGTCTCAGTCGTGGAACAGCACGAGAAGATCAGCG GGCGCCCCTCTGCTCGAATGCCGCTGCTGTCACTGTCACACGTGTACTACCCACCGTCCTTCCTTCCTCCCGTTGCACTCTGTTAGCCCTGGAATCCAG ATCGACCCCCTGGAGATGGATGCCGACATGCAGTCGCTGGGCAGCACCACCTGGCTTTGCGACCAGCGGGACTCCAACAGGCGTCCCGTCAGCACCAA CCTGTCCTGTCTTACCAGGCATCTACCACTGTGA
- the LOC116710142 gene encoding LOW QUALITY PROTEIN: T-complex protein 11-like protein 1 (The sequence of the model RefSeq protein was modified relative to this genomic sequence to represent the inferred CDS: deleted 1 base in 1 codon) has product MSGQREEPFDDSPADLPSLEKLNSPTGSPPTASLSSLMELENCVSNLSLAHEIVVNGDFCIKPKSPPTDSLEGRVTDIIHRAFWDSLQEQLSSDPPNYSQAVILLQEVKTMLGSLLLPGHVRLRSRLDEVLDMELIQQQVQHGALDLHRLAGFVINMMASLCAPVRDPEVRTLRDLKEPVELLRGIFHVLGLMKSDMVNFSIQSLRPHLLQQAVQYERAKFQQILDKQPASLDNTAAWLVAAASEEAAALPAQCDSPGPDSRALPSATAILNRAYMHLLHWDPHDQKYPESMLMDRSRLDALSQQLQMLVLEASVLLLTATHCRGVTFSLQGFVGKLKQTITALLEGSHTREADLKRALLELGEAVLQQVKEALSTQGGGEFPQESQDLLRGQISDLWKINNPVRTLIGERVQGFLLAMLPGGSAKRRPELHFPLRLVSSELAELGTAFGQIVHFNRNVFGPFYAPILKKLLLPSGERETGEDSR; this is encoded by the exons ATGTCTGGTCAAAGAGAAGAGCCCTTTGATGATTCCCCAGCTGACCTTCCCAGTCTGGAAAAACTCAACTCTCCTACAG GGAGTCCACCCACTGCCTCATTATCCAGTCTGATGGAGCTGGAAAACTGTGTTTCCAACCTGAGCCTTGCGCATGAGATAGTGGTGAATGGAGACTTCTGCATCAAACCAAAAAGCCCTCCCACTGACAG CCTGGAGGGCAGAGTGACAGACATCATTCACCGGGCGTTTTGGGACAGTCTGCAGGAACAGCTGAGCAGCGATCCCCCAAACTACAGCCAAGCAGTTATCCTGCTGCAGGAGGTCAAAACT ATGCTTGGGTCGCTGCTGCTGCCTGGTCACGTCAGGTTGAGGTCTCGGCTGGATGAAGTTCTGGATATGGAGTTGATCCAGCAGCAGGTCCAACATGGAGCGCTGGACCTCCACAGGCTGGCAGGATTTGTCATAAATATGATGGCATCTTTATGCGCTCCTGTGCGTGACCCCGAGGTCAGGACACTGCGAGACCTCAAAGAGCCCGTGGAGCTCCTTCG GGGTATCTTCCACGTCTTGGGACTGATGAAGAGCGACATGGTTAACTTCAGTATCCAGAGCCTGAGGCCTCATCTACTGCAGCAGGCTGTGCAGTATGAGAGAGCCAAATTTCAGCAGATCCTGGACAAGCAGCCAG CTTCTCTAGACAACACAGCTGCTTGGCTTGTGGCGGCAGCGTCCGAGGAGGCGGCGGCGCTCCCAGCTCAGTGTGACTCTCCCGGTCCTGACAGTCGAGCTCTCCCCAGCGCCACTGCTATTCTCAACCGCGCCTACATGCATCTGCTCCACTGGGACCCGCATGACCAGAAATATCCCGAG AGCATGCTGATGGACCGGTCCCGCCTGGACGCTCTGAGCCAGCAGCTCCAGATGTTGGTCCTGGAGGCCTCCGTGTTGCTCCTGACCGCCACTCACTGTCGGGGCGTCACTTTCTCCCTGCAAGGGTTTGTAGGTAAACTCAAGCAGACGATCACTGCCCTGCTGGAGGGCAGTCACACCAG GGAAGCTGACCTGAAGAGGGCCCTGTTGGAGCTGGGGGAGGCGGTGCTGCAGCAGGTGAAAGAAGCTCTGAGCACCCAGGGGGGAGGAGAGTTTCCTCAGGAGAGCCAGGATCTGCTGAGAGGACAAATATCTGACCTGTGGAAGATTAACAACCCCGTCCGCACACTTATAG GAGAAAGAGTTCAGGGCTTCCTCCTGGCCATGCTGCCAGGCGGCTCGGCTAAAAGGCGTCCAGAGCTGCATTTTCCCCTCCGGCTGGTGAGTTCCGAGCTCGCAGAGTTGGGGACGGCCTTTGGGCAAATTGTCCACTTCAATCGGAAC GTCTTCGGTCCCTTCTACGCACCCATCCtcaagaagctgctgctgccgtcaggagagagagaaactggAGAGGACTCGCGCTGA